One Solanum pennellii chromosome 10, SPENNV200 genomic region harbors:
- the LOC107001293 gene encoding pentatricopeptide repeat-containing protein At1g04840-like codes for MYAKFGFFVEIMYLFDEMPEPDVVSWNVVIDDFVKNGCFDEVLAAVNQMCLNGVEPNAVTLLVLVLFSLKMGDFGLGKLIHLYIMKRGIHMSENLGNGLIDMYYKFGDMESAEKLFDTMKMKTVFSWTSLLDGFIQKGELQRAVVVFNLMPKDTTAWNVMLSGYSEAGDMSSAEAIFRAMPDRDLVSWNSMILGYTQNKMYMKSLELLREMLGFGLRPDRITFVGLFSVCGYAGVLHIGEAIHSFMEKQNVKEEEVEVALLDMYSKCGDPEKALTVFYTIRRRKSVLAWSNMIVGLAMNGLANEALVLFYSHLN; via the coding sequence ATGTATGCAAAGTTTGGGTTTTTCGTCGAGATCATGTATCTGTTTGATGAAATGCCTGAACCAGATGTAGTTTCATGGAATGTGgttattgatgattttgttaAAAATGGTTGTTTTGATGAGGTTTTGGCTGCTGTTAACCAGATGTGTTTGAACGGGGTTGAGCCTAACGCGGTTACACTTCTTGTacttgttttgttttctttgaaaatggGAGATTTTGGTTTAGGTAAGTTGATACATTTGTATATTATGAAGAGAGGGATACATATGAGTGAAAATCTTGGAAATGGGTTGATTGATATGTATTATAAGTTTGGAGATATGGAGTCAGCTGAGAAGTTGTTTGATACGATGAAGATGAAGACGGTTTTCTCATGGACTTCACTTCTTGATGGTTTTATACAAAAGGGTGAACTACAAAGAGCTGTGGTTGTTTTCAATCTAATGCCTAAGGATACTACTGCTTGGAATGTCATGCTCAGCGGGTATTCTGAGGCAGGTGATATGAGTTCAGCAGAGGCTATCTTTCGAGCAATGCCAGATCGAGATTTAGTCTCATGGAACTCTATGATTCTTGGTTATACTCAGAACAAGATGTATATGAAGTCCTTAGAGTTGTTAAGAGAAATGCTGGGGTTTGGATTGAGACCTGATCGTATAACGTTTGTTGGGTTGTTTTCAGTTTGTGGATATGCAGGTGTACTGCATATCGGTGAAGCTATCCACTCGTTCATGGAGAAACAGAACGTAAAGGAGGAAGAAGTCGAGGTAGCTTTATTGGATATGTACAGCAAGTGTGGTGATCCTGAGAAAGCTCTTACAGTATTTTACACGATACGAAGAAGAAAATCAGTGTTGGCTTGGAGTAACATGATCGTTGGACTAGCGATGAATGGTCTTGCAAATGAAGCTCTTGTGTTGTTTTATtctcatttaaattaa